A genome region from Nycticebus coucang isolate mNycCou1 chromosome 4, mNycCou1.pri, whole genome shotgun sequence includes the following:
- the SEMA4F gene encoding semaphorin-4F isoform X7 yields the protein MLAFPLRPRPGSGQTPASPFPLLLLAVLNAPVFGRVPRSVPRTSLPISEADSYLTRFAVPQTYNYSVLLVDPASHMLYVGARDTIFALSLPFSGERPRRIDWMVPEAHRQNCKKKGEKEDECHNFVQILAIANASHLLTCGTFAFDPKCGVIDVSSFQQVERLESGRGKCPFEPAQRSAAVMVGGVLYAATVKNYRGTESIISRAVGRAEDWIRTDTLPSWLNAPAFVAAVALSPAEWGDEDGDDEIYFFFTETSRAFDSFEHVKVPRVARVCAGDLGGRKTLQQRWTTFLKADLLCPGPEHGWASSVLQDVAMLRPEPGEGTPIFYGIFSSQWEGAAISAICAFQPEDIRKVLNGSFRELKHDCNRGLPVSDNDVPQPRPGKCITKNMKLQQFSSSLSLPDRVLTFIRDHPLMDKPVFPDDGHPLLVTTDTAYFRVVAHRVMSLSGKEYDVLYLGTEDGHLHRAVRIRGQLNVLEDLALFPEPQPVETMKLYNGWLLIGSRTEVTQVNTTDCGRLQSCSECILAQDPVCAWSFRLDECVAHAGEHRGLVQDIESADVSSLCPKEPGEHPVVFEVPVAKAAHVVLPCSPSSAWASCVWHQPGGVTHP from the exons ATGCTGGCCTTTCCCTTGCGGCCCCGCCCAGGTTCCGGGCAGACTCCGGCCTCGCCCTtcccgctgctgctgctggcggTGCTGAACGCCCCGGTGTTCGGTCGCGTCCCTCGCTCGGTGCCCAGGACTTCGCTTCCCATCTCTG AGGCTGACTCCTATCTCACCCGGTTTGCTGTTCCTCAGACGTACAATTACTCTGTTCTCCTTGTGGATCCTGCTTCTCACATGCTTTATGTTGGCGCCCGGGACACTATCTTCGCTTTATCCCTGCCCTTCTCAGGGGAGAGACCCCGCAGG ATTGACTGGATGGTTCCTGAGGCTCACAGACAGAACTGTAAGAAGAAAGGTGAGAAAGAG GACGAATGTCACAATTTTGTCCAGATTCTCGCCATTGCCAATGCTTCTCATCTCCTCACTTGTGGCACCTTCGCGTTTGATCCGAAGTGCGGGGTTATT GATGTATCCAGTTTCCAGCAGGTTGAAAGACTTGAGAGTGGCCGGGGGAAATGTCCTTTTGAGCCAGCTCAGCGGTCAGCAGCTGTAATGGTTG GGGGGGTCCTCTATGCTGCCACTGTGAAAAACTACCGGGGGACGGAGTCGATTATCTCCCGGGCTGTGGGTCGTGCTGAGGACTGGATTCGAACAGACACCTTGCCATCCTGGCTTAACG ccccagcctttgTCGCAGCCGTGGCGTTGAGTCCAGCTGAGTGGGGGGATGAAGATGGAGATGACGAAATCTACTTCTTCTTTACGGAGACTTCCCGAGCATTTGACTCATTTGAGCACGTTAAGGTCCCGCGGGTGGCCCGTGTTTGTGCG GGTGACCTTGGGGGCCGGAAGACCCTCCAGCAGAGGTGGACAACATTTTTGAAGGCTGACCTGCTATGTCCAGGGCCTGAGCATGGCTGGGCCTCCAGTGTCCTGCAGGATGTGGCTATGCTTCGACCTGAGCCTGGGGAAGGCACCCCCATTTTTTATGGGATTTTTTCTTCCCAATG GGAGGGGGCCGCCATCTCTGCTATCTGTGCCTTTCAACCAGAAGACATTCGTAAGGTGCTGAATGGTTCCTTCAGAGAGCTAAAACATGATTGTAATAGGGGACTGCCTGTCTCGGACAATGATGTGCCCCAGCCCAGACCTGGAAAG TGCATCACCAAAAACATGAAGCTCCAGCAGTTCAGTTCCTCCCTCTCCTTGCCTGACCGCGTGCTCACCTTTATCCGGGACCATCCACTCATGGACAAGCCAGTGTTTCCAGATGATGGCCACCCTCTGCTGGTCACTACGGATACAGCCTATTTCAGAGTCGTGGCCCACAGGGTGATGAGCCTCTCTGGGAAAGAGTATGATGTACTCTACCTGGGGACAG AAGATGGACACCTCCACCGAGCAGTACGGATCAGAGGCCAGCTCAATGTCCTGGAAGATCTGGCCTTATTCCCAGAGCCACAGCCAGTTGAGACTATGAAATTATACAAT GGCTGGCTCCTAATTGGCTCCCGTACGGAGGTGACACAAGTGAACACCACTGACTGTGGTCGTCTCCAGAGCTGCTCAGAGTGCATCCTGGCCCAAGACCCTGTCTGTGCCTGGAGCTTCCGGCTAGATGAGTGTGTGGCCCATGCTGGGGAACACAGAGG